From a single Portunus trituberculatus isolate SZX2019 chromosome 15, ASM1759143v1, whole genome shotgun sequence genomic region:
- the LOC123503987 gene encoding protein ST7 homolog isoform X2 — protein MGVHPARILRQRSIPPPLGLRRRVGEEEPGWWGAGCWPDERNLSGWRAEWRSSGFWCREMETPETRDDNPRVCDVMSVMVYVTMFILLLLFAVFMSFFTVISATVFLSTLTPKFYVALTGTSSLISGLILIFEWWYFRKYGTSFIEQVSLNHLSPWIGGGENSAAESTTTNSNNNNNQQSVPECKVWRNPLNLFRGSEYQRLTWSTKKEPLTYYDMNLSAQDHQTFFTCEADAGKPEYEIMQTAWRERNPEVRIKSARSALDLNPECASAYILLAEEECTSIVEVEKKLKIALKHAENNYRKSQLTQHQSSAMEALHRRDTNVFIYIKRRLAMCARKLGKMKEAIKMFRELTKEVPPIMNVLNLHENLLEALLKVEAYADAQAVLAKYDDIALPKSATICYTAALLKARAVADKFSPDIASKRGLTAAEMAAVEAIHRAVEFNPHVPKYLLEMKPLILPPEHILKRGDSEAIAYAFFHLQHWKRVEGALNLLHCTWEGTFRIIPYPLEKGHLFYPYPTCTECADRELLPSFHEVSVYPKKELPFFIVFTAGLCSFTALLALLTHQYPEPMGALAKTLLSWWYVPIQYVLEKLEAVLPSNLLHHLSRI, from the exons ATGGGAGTCCATCCAGCCAGAATCCTTCGCCAACgtagtattcctcctcctttgggtCTCAGGCGgagggtaggggaggaggagccgGGCTGGTGGGGGGCGGGGTGCTGGCCGGACGAAAGAAACTTGTCAGGATGGAGGGCCGAATGGAGAAGCAGCGGGTTTTGGTGCAGGGAAATGGAAACCCCGGAAACGAGAGATGACAACCCCCGCGTGTGTGATGTCATGTCCGTGATGGTTTACGTGACCATGTtcatcctgctgctgctgtttgctgTGTTCATGTCCTTCTTCACCGTGATCTCAG ccACAGTGTTCCTGTCAACACTTACACCCAAGTTCTATGTTGCTCTCACTGGCACATCATCCCTCATCTCAGGTCTTATATTG ATTTTTGAGTGGTGGTACTTTAGGAAGTATGGCACATCTTTCATTGAGCAAGTCTCCTTGAACCACCTCAGTCCATGGATTGGTGGAGGGGAAAACAGTGCTGCAGAGAGCACCACCACTaattcaaacaacaacaataaccaacaGAGTGTTCCAG aATGTAAAGTCTGGCGAAATCCCCTGAATTTATTTAGGGGGTCTGAGTACCAGCGGCTAACATGGTCAACTAAAAAGGAGCCGCTGACATACTATGATATGAACCTATCAGCCCAAGACCACCAGACCTTTTTTACATGTGAGGCTGATGCTGGAAAACCAGAATATGAAA TAATGCAGACAgcatggagagaaaggaatccAGAAGTTCGAATAAAATCAGCAAGATCTGCCTTGGATCTCAACCCAGAGTGTGCATCAGCATATATTTTATTGGCAGAAGAGGAATGTACATCAATAgttgaagtagaaaagaaactcAAGATTGCCCTCAAACATGCTGAGAATAATTACCGGAAGTCACAGCTAACTCAACACCAAAGCAGTGCCATGGAAGCGTTACACA GACGAGACACAAATGTGTTCATTTACATAAAAAGACGCTTAGCCATGTGTGCTCGGAAGCtggggaaaatgaaagaagcaaTAAAAATGTTCAGAGAG CTAACAAAGGAAGTGCCTCCCATCATGAATGTGCTAAACCTTCATGAAAACCTTTTAGAAGCACTGCTAAAGGTGGAGGCATATGCTGATGCACAGGCAGTGTTAGCCAAGTATGATGACATTGCACTGCCCAAGTCAGCCACGATATGTTACACAGCAGCACTTCTCAAGGCACGCGCTGTGGCTGACAA GTTTTCTCCAGATATAGCCAGCAAACGTGGCCTCACTGCAGCAGAAATGGCAGCAGTTGAAGCAATTCACAGAGCGGTGGAGTTTAATCCTCATGTTCCAAAG tacCTGCTGGAGATGAAGcctctcattctccctccaGAACACATTCTTAAGCGTGGTGATTCAGAGGCCATTGCTTATGCATTTTTTCACCTCCAGCATTGGAAGAGG GTGGAAGGTGCATTAAATCTCCTCCACTGTACATGGGAAGGGACTTTCCGAATTATCCCTTATCCACTGGAGAAGGGCCACCTCTTCTACCCATACCCCACCTGTACAGAGTGTGCAGACCGGGAACTCCTGCCTT cCTTCCATGAAGTATCAGTATATCCCAAGAAGGAGTTGCCATTCTTCATTGTGTTCACAGCAGGCCTGTGTTCTTTCACTGCCTTGCTAGCCCTTCTCACCCACCAGTATCCTGAACCCATGGGAGCTCTTGCGAAAACA cttcTTAGTTGGTGGTATGTTCCAATCCAGTATGTGTTGGAGAAGCTGGAAGCTGTCCTGCCATCTAACCTCCTTCACCATTTATCACGAATCTGA
- the LOC123503988 gene encoding DNA-(apurinic or apyrimidinic site) endonuclease-like, translating into MAILRLGGQRLLLGVLRIASPRVLSSPFTMPPKRKQEKAEETPAKESKKVKTDEFSSDAKTSDGKKWNLKIVSWNVDGLRAWIKKDGMSIFEKEEPDVVCLQETKCSDDKLPEEIKNMKGYKSYFMSAKKDGYSGVALISKKEPLLVTYGLDDETHDDEGRCITAEYEDFYLVTAYVPNAGRKLVTLDKRMDWDPKFRKYLKELDAKKPVIMCGDLNVAHKEIDLAKPKGNKKNAGFTPEERAGFTDLLAEGFVDSFRHLYPDKTAQYTFWTYMANCRAKNVGWRLDYFVLSERLVPNLCDNLIRSSLYGSDHCPITLLVHL; encoded by the exons ATGGCGATACTGAGGCTTGGCGGGCAGAGATTGCTGTTAGGTGTGCTTAGAATCGCATCTCCTCGCGTGTTATCCAGTCCATTCACCATGCCGCCAAAGAGGAAGCAA GAGAAAGCTGAAGAGACCCCAGCAAAGGAGTCGAAAAAAGTCAAAACAGATGAGTTTTCTTCAGATGCCAAGACAAGTGATGGCAAAAAGTGGAACCTGAAAATTGTATCTTGGAATGTTGATGGGCTGCGGGCTTGGATCAAG AAAGATGGGATGTCTATCTTTGAGAAGGAGGAGCCAGATGTTGTTTGCCTTCAGGAGACTAAGTGCAGTGATGACAAGCTTccagaagagataaaaaatatgaaaggttaCAAGAGTTACTTTATGTCTG CTAAGAAGGATGGTTATTCTGGTGTTGCCCTGATTTCTAAGAAAGAACCCTTGTTAGTCACATATGGACTGGATGATGAGACCCATGATGATGAAGGTCGCTGCATCACTGCAGAGTATGAAGACTTTTATCTAGTGACAGCCT ATGTTCCCAATGCTGGCAGGAAACTAGTCACATTGGACAAGAGAATGGACTGGGATCCTAAATTTCGCAAGTATTTGAAGGAATTGGATGCCAAGAAACCTGTCATTATGTGTGGAGATCTCAATGTGGCCCACAAGGAGATTG ACCTTGCCAAACCTAAAGGCAATAAAAAGAATGCTGGGTTTACTCCAGAAgagagagctggcttcacagACCTGCTGGCAGAAGGGTTTGTGGACTCCTTTAGGCACCTTTACCCAGACAAGACAGCTCAGTACACCTTCTGGACCTACATGGCCAACTGTCGAGCCAAGAATGTGGGCTG GAGGCtggattattttgttttgtctgaACGCCTGGTACCAAATCTGTGTGACAACCTGATCCGTTCCTCCCTGTATGGATCAGACCACTGCCCCATCACTCTGCTCGTGCATCTGTGA
- the LOC123503987 gene encoding protein ST7 homolog isoform X1 encodes MKPQINPGKKYKINLKSWRIPVPKVSKLTVSRWDWFLGRDRNSRHRKQLEERQHKTTVDSPQQMAGNVCRFFTKIKELIIWSWSYLWALWFLLVLSVVYYLRGPLKITDNIGMATVFLSTLTPKFYVALTGTSSLISGLILIFEWWYFRKYGTSFIEQVSLNHLSPWIGGGENSAAESTTTNSNNNNNQQSVPECKVWRNPLNLFRGSEYQRLTWSTKKEPLTYYDMNLSAQDHQTFFTCEADAGKPEYEIMQTAWRERNPEVRIKSARSALDLNPECASAYILLAEEECTSIVEVEKKLKIALKHAENNYRKSQLTQHQSSAMEALHRRDTNVFIYIKRRLAMCARKLGKMKEAIKMFRELTKEVPPIMNVLNLHENLLEALLKVEAYADAQAVLAKYDDIALPKSATICYTAALLKARAVADKFSPDIASKRGLTAAEMAAVEAIHRAVEFNPHVPKYLLEMKPLILPPEHILKRGDSEAIAYAFFHLQHWKRVEGALNLLHCTWEGTFRIIPYPLEKGHLFYPYPTCTECADRELLPSFHEVSVYPKKELPFFIVFTAGLCSFTALLALLTHQYPEPMGALAKTLLSWWYVPIQYVLEKLEAVLPSNLLHHLSRI; translated from the exons ATGAAGCCACAAATTAATCCTGGAAAGAAGTATAAAATTAATCTTAAATCATGGCGAATACCAGTACCCAAAGTTAGCAAGCTAACTGTGTCTCGCTGGGACTGGTTCCTGGGGAGAGATCGAAATTCCCGCCACCGCAAACAGCTGGAGGAAcgtcaacacaaaacaacagtgGATTCCCCGCAGCAAATGGCGGGGAATGTGTGCCGTTTTTTCACTAAAATTAAAGAGTTAATAATCTGGAGCTGGAGTTATCTGTGGGCCCTGTGGTTCTTGTTGGTCCTGTCCGTAGTGTACTACCTGCGAGGGCCGCTCAAGATCACGGACAACATCGGAATGG ccACAGTGTTCCTGTCAACACTTACACCCAAGTTCTATGTTGCTCTCACTGGCACATCATCCCTCATCTCAGGTCTTATATTG ATTTTTGAGTGGTGGTACTTTAGGAAGTATGGCACATCTTTCATTGAGCAAGTCTCCTTGAACCACCTCAGTCCATGGATTGGTGGAGGGGAAAACAGTGCTGCAGAGAGCACCACCACTaattcaaacaacaacaataaccaacaGAGTGTTCCAG aATGTAAAGTCTGGCGAAATCCCCTGAATTTATTTAGGGGGTCTGAGTACCAGCGGCTAACATGGTCAACTAAAAAGGAGCCGCTGACATACTATGATATGAACCTATCAGCCCAAGACCACCAGACCTTTTTTACATGTGAGGCTGATGCTGGAAAACCAGAATATGAAA TAATGCAGACAgcatggagagaaaggaatccAGAAGTTCGAATAAAATCAGCAAGATCTGCCTTGGATCTCAACCCAGAGTGTGCATCAGCATATATTTTATTGGCAGAAGAGGAATGTACATCAATAgttgaagtagaaaagaaactcAAGATTGCCCTCAAACATGCTGAGAATAATTACCGGAAGTCACAGCTAACTCAACACCAAAGCAGTGCCATGGAAGCGTTACACA GACGAGACACAAATGTGTTCATTTACATAAAAAGACGCTTAGCCATGTGTGCTCGGAAGCtggggaaaatgaaagaagcaaTAAAAATGTTCAGAGAG CTAACAAAGGAAGTGCCTCCCATCATGAATGTGCTAAACCTTCATGAAAACCTTTTAGAAGCACTGCTAAAGGTGGAGGCATATGCTGATGCACAGGCAGTGTTAGCCAAGTATGATGACATTGCACTGCCCAAGTCAGCCACGATATGTTACACAGCAGCACTTCTCAAGGCACGCGCTGTGGCTGACAA GTTTTCTCCAGATATAGCCAGCAAACGTGGCCTCACTGCAGCAGAAATGGCAGCAGTTGAAGCAATTCACAGAGCGGTGGAGTTTAATCCTCATGTTCCAAAG tacCTGCTGGAGATGAAGcctctcattctccctccaGAACACATTCTTAAGCGTGGTGATTCAGAGGCCATTGCTTATGCATTTTTTCACCTCCAGCATTGGAAGAGG GTGGAAGGTGCATTAAATCTCCTCCACTGTACATGGGAAGGGACTTTCCGAATTATCCCTTATCCACTGGAGAAGGGCCACCTCTTCTACCCATACCCCACCTGTACAGAGTGTGCAGACCGGGAACTCCTGCCTT cCTTCCATGAAGTATCAGTATATCCCAAGAAGGAGTTGCCATTCTTCATTGTGTTCACAGCAGGCCTGTGTTCTTTCACTGCCTTGCTAGCCCTTCTCACCCACCAGTATCCTGAACCCATGGGAGCTCTTGCGAAAACA cttcTTAGTTGGTGGTATGTTCCAATCCAGTATGTGTTGGAGAAGCTGGAAGCTGTCCTGCCATCTAACCTCCTTCACCATTTATCACGAATCTGA
- the LOC123503986 gene encoding chromatin assembly factor 1 subunit B-like, protein MKITIPEISWHNRDPVFSLDIQPNPQDGSYRLATSGSDTHVVIWQLHVLDNGAVSVEVLSDLTRHNRAVNVVRFSPEGDYLASADDEAAVILWKKEDSSDMFMEESEKENKEHWTIWKMLRGHLEDVYDLCWSPCSQFLLTGAVDNTAIVWDVTKGKSINILSDHKGFVQGVAWDPLGQYIATLCSDRCCRIYSSGTKKIAFRMYKATLPLVNEEDVITEKITKLFYDDTLKSFCRRLSFSPDGEVLLTPSGIVEEESGKITNVTYVFSRHSLSKPVLYLPTKDKYTLAVRFCPVLYELKPLPREQGSPQENDEPLEPWQEYSNLFHLPYRMIFAVATQNAVLLYDTQQPVPFGRLSNIHYTRLSDLSWSSDGRILVMSSTDGYCSLVSFAEGELGTPYVGKRNNTSNCEKEKETDSNKAEDCLTSKDVEMEEESKTPPSNKPEKLSTPYVGKRNSTANCEKEKETDSSKAEDCITTEDVEMEEESNTPSSNKPQNPKSSTNIPDKSPTHKDGESKKSSGKTSKKSSKESKINLSTTPEKSSTEQKEGGSKDSIAISKSTPEESSTEEKNGKSKENMISKTIQDESSEQKDGVNKDSITPSKSTPKESSMQKDGENEKTPSITPDKPHKKQQVESTPEQAPKKQMTVRRAGDSSKSTKRIALITLSGPSLKSDENTPVAKAEPLPSTASPAKSQEEAADVDEEVKKRFEGESVTPTKVSKVPSPSKTPSGKTPRRVPLITLSSPKGKKSSGECR, encoded by the exons ATGAAGATCACCATTCCTGAAATCTCATGGCACAACAGAGATCCGGTGTTTTCTCTCGACATTCAGCCCAACCCCCAAGATGGCTCTTACCGGCTGGCCACCTCTGGCTCAGACACTCACGTTGTG ATCTGGCAGCTGCATGTGTTGGACAATGGTGCAGTGAGTGTGGAGGTGCTCAGCGACCTCACGCGACACAACCGGGCTGTTAATGTTGTCAGATTTTCACCAGAAGGAGATTATTTGGCTTCAGCTGATGATG AGGCTGCAGTAATACTCTGGAAGAAAGAAGATTCATCTGACATGTTCATGGAAGAAtctgagaaagagaacaaagagcacTGGACTATTTGGAAGATGCTGCGTGGCCACTTGGAGGATGTGTATGACCTGTGTTGGTCTCCGTGCTCACAGTTCCTCCTCACAGGAGCTGTGGATAACACTGCAATAGTCTGGGATGTGACTAAAG GTAAAAGCATTAACATATTAAGCGACCACAAAGGATTTGTTCAGGGTGTGGCGTGGGACCCTCTTGGTCAATATATTGCCACCTTGTGTTCTGACAG GTGCTGCAGAATATACAGTTCTGGAACTAAGAAAATAGCCTTTAGAATGTACAAAGCTACTTTACCCCTAGTAAATGAGGAGGATGTGATTACTGAGAAA ATAACAAAGCTATTCTATGATGACACACTGAAGTCCTTCTGTCGCCGCCTGAGTTTCTCCCCAGATGGAGAGGTGCTTCTCACTCCCTCAGGGattgtggaggaagagagtggcAAGATCACAAATGTTACCTACGTCTTCTCTCGCCACAGCCTTTCAAA ACCTGTCCTGTATCTCCCTACCAAAGACAAGTACACACTAGCTGTCAGATTCTGCCCAGTGTTATACGAGCTAAAGCCTCTACCTCGAGAACAAGGGTCACCACAGGAAAAT GACGAGCCCCTTGAACCATGGCAGGAGTACTCCAATCTCTTTCACCTGCCGTACAGGATGATATTTGCCGTTGCTACTCAGAATGCTGTCCTCCTCTATGACACTCAACAGCCTGTCCCATTTGGCAGACTTTCCAACATTCACTATACTCGTCTCAGTGACCTATCATG GTCCTCGGATGGGCGCATATTGGTGATGTCTTCAACTGATGGGTACTGTTCTCTAGTGTCTTTTGCCGAAGGCGAGCTTGGCACTCCTTAtgttggaaaaagaaataacacgTCCAactgtgagaaagagaaggagactgACTCTAACAAGGCAGAAGATTGTTTAACGTCTAAAGAcgtagagatggaagaggaaagcaagacACCTCCCAGTAACAAGCCAGAGAAGCTCAGCACTCCTTATgttggaaaaagaaatagcacAGCCAActgtgaaaaagagaaggagactgACTCCAGCAAGGCAGAAGACTGTATAACCACTGAAGAcgtagagatggaggaggaaagcaacaCACCTTCCAGTAACAAGCCACAGAATCCAAAGTCTTCTACCAATATCCCAGACAAGTCACCTACACACAAAGATGGAGAATCTAAGAAGTCTTCTGGCAAGACATCTAAGAAGAGTAGTAAAGAGAGTAAAATAAACTTGAGTACCACACCAGAGAAATCATCTACTGagcaaaaggagggagggagcaaagACAGCATAGCAATTTCCAAGAGCACACCAGAAGAATCATCtactgaagaaaagaatggaaagagcaAAGAGAACATGATTTCCAAGACCATACAAGATGAATCATCTGAACAAAAGGATGGAGTGAATAAAGACAGCATAACACCATCCAAGAGTACACCAAAGGAATCATCAATgcaaaaagatggagagaatgaaaagactCCCAGTATCACACCAGATAAACCACATAAGAAACAGCAGGTGGAAAGCACCCCTGAACAAGCACCCAAGAAGCAGATGACTGTAAGAAGagcaggtgacag CTCAAAGTCTACAAAGAGAATAGCGTTGATCACTCTGTCTGGTCCGTCCCTCAAGAGTGATGAGAACACTCCTGTTGCCAAGGCTGAACCATTGCCTTCAACTGCCAGTCCAGCAAAAAGTCAG gaAGAAGCAGCAGACGTAgatgaggaagtaaagaaaaggttTGAAGGAGAATCTGTAACTCCCACTAAAGTATCCAAGGTTCCATCTCCGTCCAAGACCCCGTCAGGCAAAACTCCTCGCCGAGTTCCCCTCATTACTCTTTCCAGTCCCAAGGGGAAAAAGAGTAGTGGCGAGTGTAGATGA
- the LOC123503987 gene encoding protein ST7 homolog isoform X3 — translation MLDSTVFLSTLTPKFYVALTGTSSLISGLILIFEWWYFRKYGTSFIEQVSLNHLSPWIGGGENSAAESTTTNSNNNNNQQSVPECKVWRNPLNLFRGSEYQRLTWSTKKEPLTYYDMNLSAQDHQTFFTCEADAGKPEYEIMQTAWRERNPEVRIKSARSALDLNPECASAYILLAEEECTSIVEVEKKLKIALKHAENNYRKSQLTQHQSSAMEALHRRDTNVFIYIKRRLAMCARKLGKMKEAIKMFRELTKEVPPIMNVLNLHENLLEALLKVEAYADAQAVLAKYDDIALPKSATICYTAALLKARAVADKFSPDIASKRGLTAAEMAAVEAIHRAVEFNPHVPKYLLEMKPLILPPEHILKRGDSEAIAYAFFHLQHWKRVEGALNLLHCTWEGTFRIIPYPLEKGHLFYPYPTCTECADRELLPSFHEVSVYPKKELPFFIVFTAGLCSFTALLALLTHQYPEPMGALAKTLLSWWYVPIQYVLEKLEAVLPSNLLHHLSRI, via the exons ATGCTCGACT ccACAGTGTTCCTGTCAACACTTACACCCAAGTTCTATGTTGCTCTCACTGGCACATCATCCCTCATCTCAGGTCTTATATTG ATTTTTGAGTGGTGGTACTTTAGGAAGTATGGCACATCTTTCATTGAGCAAGTCTCCTTGAACCACCTCAGTCCATGGATTGGTGGAGGGGAAAACAGTGCTGCAGAGAGCACCACCACTaattcaaacaacaacaataaccaacaGAGTGTTCCAG aATGTAAAGTCTGGCGAAATCCCCTGAATTTATTTAGGGGGTCTGAGTACCAGCGGCTAACATGGTCAACTAAAAAGGAGCCGCTGACATACTATGATATGAACCTATCAGCCCAAGACCACCAGACCTTTTTTACATGTGAGGCTGATGCTGGAAAACCAGAATATGAAA TAATGCAGACAgcatggagagaaaggaatccAGAAGTTCGAATAAAATCAGCAAGATCTGCCTTGGATCTCAACCCAGAGTGTGCATCAGCATATATTTTATTGGCAGAAGAGGAATGTACATCAATAgttgaagtagaaaagaaactcAAGATTGCCCTCAAACATGCTGAGAATAATTACCGGAAGTCACAGCTAACTCAACACCAAAGCAGTGCCATGGAAGCGTTACACA GACGAGACACAAATGTGTTCATTTACATAAAAAGACGCTTAGCCATGTGTGCTCGGAAGCtggggaaaatgaaagaagcaaTAAAAATGTTCAGAGAG CTAACAAAGGAAGTGCCTCCCATCATGAATGTGCTAAACCTTCATGAAAACCTTTTAGAAGCACTGCTAAAGGTGGAGGCATATGCTGATGCACAGGCAGTGTTAGCCAAGTATGATGACATTGCACTGCCCAAGTCAGCCACGATATGTTACACAGCAGCACTTCTCAAGGCACGCGCTGTGGCTGACAA GTTTTCTCCAGATATAGCCAGCAAACGTGGCCTCACTGCAGCAGAAATGGCAGCAGTTGAAGCAATTCACAGAGCGGTGGAGTTTAATCCTCATGTTCCAAAG tacCTGCTGGAGATGAAGcctctcattctccctccaGAACACATTCTTAAGCGTGGTGATTCAGAGGCCATTGCTTATGCATTTTTTCACCTCCAGCATTGGAAGAGG GTGGAAGGTGCATTAAATCTCCTCCACTGTACATGGGAAGGGACTTTCCGAATTATCCCTTATCCACTGGAGAAGGGCCACCTCTTCTACCCATACCCCACCTGTACAGAGTGTGCAGACCGGGAACTCCTGCCTT cCTTCCATGAAGTATCAGTATATCCCAAGAAGGAGTTGCCATTCTTCATTGTGTTCACAGCAGGCCTGTGTTCTTTCACTGCCTTGCTAGCCCTTCTCACCCACCAGTATCCTGAACCCATGGGAGCTCTTGCGAAAACA cttcTTAGTTGGTGGTATGTTCCAATCCAGTATGTGTTGGAGAAGCTGGAAGCTGTCCTGCCATCTAACCTCCTTCACCATTTATCACGAATCTGA